In the genome of Bradyrhizobium sp. CB3481, the window GAGGCAGACAGCAATCGTACGTTTCATCGTATAAATCCCCATTGAAAAGCGCAGGTTCATTAGTCGCGCCAGCGCCAGAACGGTTTCATGGATGGATCGAAAATATTGGCCGTTATACTTGGCGCCTTCCCGGCGGAGCCGACCGATAGCACCTAACCGCTGAGGGGGACAACCACCGGACGTGGCGGCCATTTTCTCAGGGGAAGCTGTCGGGATTGTGATTTTCGGGCAGGTTCCTGCGTGTTGTGCACGACTGCCCGGTTGTCGCAGTGTTGCACCAGAATCCGAACGGACGATTTGGCGCGGTGCGCAGGGAGCAGACGACATGACTTTTCGACCAGGGGCGCCGCTGCGCCTCGCCACCATGCTTTTGATCCTGAGCTGCCCCCTTGCGGCCCGCGCCGAAGACCCGGCGCCGCAGCCTTCGGCGACGGCCTCGCCATCTCCTCCCGGTCAGAAGGGCGGACCGGCGCGCGGGACCTCGGCAGCTCCGACGCCCACAGCCGATCAGCATCGCCTGCCGCCCGATTCCACCACCAAGCACGCGTTGGCGCTGCCCGGCCGCACGCTCAACTTCACCGCCACCGCAGGTTCGATCCGGCTGTTCGACGACAAGGGTGAGCCGCAGGCCGACATCGTCTATACGTCCTACCAGCTCGACGGCGGCAACCGCGAGGGCCGCCCGGTGACGTTCTTCTTCAATGGCGGCCCCGGCGCGTCCTCGGCCTGGCTGCAGTTCGGCGATGCCGGGCCATGGCGCGTGTCGATCGGGGGCGAGGGCGCGGTGTCGTCGGCGACACCTGATCTGTTGCCTAATGCCGAGACCTGGCTCGACTTCACCGATCTCGTCTTCATCGATCCCGTCGGCACCGGCTATAGCCGCTTCGTTGCGTCAGGGGATGACGCACGCAAGCGCTTCTATTCCGTCGATGGTGACGTCAGCGCGGTCGCGCTGGTGATCCGGCGATGGCTGGAGAAATACGATCGCCTGCTGTCGCCGAAATTCGTCGTTGGCGAAAGCTATGGTGGCATCCGCGGCCCGAAAGTGGTGCGCAACCTGCAGACCCAGCAGGGCGTCGGCGTGCGCGGGCTGATCCTGGTTTCACCGCTGTTCGATTATCGCGATTTTTCCGGCTCGAGCATCCTGCAATACATGTACACGCTGCCGAGCATGGCGGCGGTGGCGCGCGAGGCGAAGGGAGAAGCCAAGGTGACGCGCGCCGATCTCGCCGACGTCGAGCAATACGCGCAAGGCGAGTTTCTGAGCGACCTCATCAAGGGACAGGCGGACAGCGTGGCGTCGACGCGGCTCGCCGACAAGGTGGCGTCATTGACCGGCATCGATCAGCCGGTGAGCCGCCGGCTTGCGGGGCGGTTCGAAGTCGGCGAATTCCGCCGCGAATTCGATCGCCGCAACGGCCGCGTCACAGGGCGCTACGATGCCTCGGTGTCCGGCTTCGATCCTTATCCGGATTCGAGCTACTGGCATTTCGGCGATCCGTCCGGCGACAGCCTGATGGCGCCGCTGACGAGCGCGGCCGTCGACCTCACCACGCGCAAGCTGAACTGGCGTCCGGACGGCTCGTATCATCTGCTCAACGAGGCCGTGTACAAGGCCTGGGATTTCGGCCGCGGACCGGCCGAGTCGATCTCGCAGCTTCGCCAGATCCTCGCGCTCGATCCGAACATGAAACTGCTGGTCGGCCACGGGCTCTTCGATCTCGCCACGCCGTATTTTGCCTCGAAGGTGATGCTCGACCAGTTGCCGGCCTATGCAAGGTCGGACCGCGTCAAGCTCGTCGTCTATCCCGGCGGCCACATGTTCTATTCGCGCGACGCCACGCGTCAGGCTTTTCGCGCGGAAGTCGAGGAGGCGATGAAGTGAGGCAAAAGAAAAGCGGCGCAGTCTGAAGACTGCGCCGGTTGTTATCTCCGTCATTGCGAGCGAAGCGAAGCAATCCACATCGCGGCATAACGGATAGATGGATTGCTTCGTCGCTGCGCTCCTCGCAATGACGCGGAGAGACTAACGCCTCAGTAGACCAGTCCCGTGCCCGGCGGCTTTTCAAGCGCAGCCGCCAGCGAGCGATATTCTTCGCTCGAGGTGCCCGCGAGCTGCGCTATCTTGTTCAGGTGATATTGCGCCTGATCGCGGTTGCCCTGCTCGACCTGCCACAGGCCATAATACTGCCAGGTCTTGACGTGGGTCGGATCGGCCTTGAGCGCGCGCTCGTACCACACTTGCGAAACCTTGTAGTCGCCGAGCTGGCGATAGGAGTAGCCAATCAGGTTGGCGACGGCGGCGGTGTCGTCACGGCCGAGCGCCTTGAGCTGCGCGATCGCCGAAGCATAGTCGTGGCGCTCGTAAATCGCGGCATAGGCGGCGCGATAGCCGTCGGCGAATGCGGTCTGTTCGCTGCCCGGACGCGCTTCGGATTTCTTTTTCTTCTTGTCCGGCGGCGGCGGATCGTTGTCGGGTGCTGCGTAGACGGCGGTCACGACAGGAGCTGCCGCAAGCGTGAGTGACAACATTGCGAGAGTCAAAAGTCTGATCGCGAATTTGTTCATGCAAGTCTCCTGATGCCGGTTCGGCGATCCTACACCGAAGGCCGTTGGTTGGAACCCCTGGCGCCCAAGAACATTCCCGAGAACATTCCAAAGAACCTTCCCCGCGCCCTTCACCTCGATTTCGCCAATTTTCATCGGCGTCCCGTGATCAAGCGGACATGATGAAGATGTCATTCAGATGAACGAACGCTTCAGGAGGGGTTCAGTGCGGGGCCGCTAGCGTCGCCTGCATGATCGGCGAGCCCGGCTATCAACCGGAAAATGCCCGCAGGTCTCTCATGGGGCGGGACACAGAGACAGAAAGAGGAAGACAACCATGCTCAAGACCATTTCCGCAGCGCTCGTTGCCGTTTCCGTTCTCGCCGCACCCGCACTTGCAGGTACCGCGGGTAAGACTGCACAGGCCCCGGCGAACAAGACCACGCAAATTCCTGCGGACAAGGCCGCACAGGCTCCAGCCGTCAAGACGGAGCAGGGCAAGGCGCTGAATGCCAACGCCAAGATGGACCGCCATCACAAGCAAATGAGTGCGCACAAGGTGAAAGGAAAATCACACGCTGCCGCCAAGCACGTGAAGCCCGCCGCAAAGCGTAGCTGAATCTGATTCGCCGGCGCGCGTTTTCGCCCCCATTGCCCCAGCGCCGGCGAATATCAGGCCAGCCCACGCGCCATTTGCTTCGCTAATGGCGGTGGGCTGGCGCTGCTCAATTTTTCGCGAGTGGTGCGAAGAGATAACCGAGTTGCGAATTCCAATCTTGCGCCAAGCAGTCTAAGAGACGGCGAATTGGAGGCAGGGGAAGACTTCGCTTGGGGCGTTCAGTCAAAATTGCGATGATCGTATTGCTGCCGGCCACGCTTTCGGCATGCGCCGCCGTTGATGAAAGCAAGCCGATCACGTTCACCGAGGATCGCGGCGTTTCCAGCCAGCCGTTTCCGAAGAATTACCGCACCGAAGTGCAGTCATTCCTGCGGACCTATCTCAACGATCCCGTCGGCGTGCGCGACGCCGTTATGGCCGAACCGGTCGAGCGCGTGATCGGAGGACGGCAGCGCTATGTCGCCTGTGTCAGGTTCTCGGCCCGCGAATCCGATGGCGGCTACCGCGAGCCGCACGAGCGCGCCATTCTGTTTGTCGATGGCCGGCTCGATCGCATCGTTGAAAACGCCGCTGAGCCTTGTGCAGGCCTAGCCTACGCGCCATTTCCGGAACTGGAGAAGATGACGCGCTAGCGTTCAGGCGCGTCACATTCAGAAGGCGACGAGATCTGATCGGCCGGTGCATCCGGCAGATCCTTTCCAATGTGATTGCCCGCTCGCTCTACACGAGAGTGTGATGGGGCATATCGCATGCGATTAAATCGGATGGATTGACGGCGGGCGATCCGGCAATTATACCGCATGCGATCTAATCGTATAAGATAAATGTGGAGAGAGCCATGTCCCAGCCCGCTAACCCTGATCGCCGCCGTTTGCTTGGCGCTGCCGCCCTGGCGCTTGTGGCAGGGCCGTTCCTTTCGGGCGGCCGCCTGTTTGCGCAGTCCGGCGCGGTCAAGCCGGGCTCCCACACCTCGTTTGGCACCCTGAAACAGGTCGAGGCCGGCGTCCTCAATGTCGGCTATGCCGAGGCCGGACCTGCCGAGGGTCCCGCCGTCATTCTTCTGCACGGCTGGCCGTACGATATCCATGCGTTCGTCGATGTGGTGCCGCTGCTGGCGTCGGCAGGTTTCCGGGTAATCGCGCCGCATCTGCGCGGCTATGGCACGACGCGCTTCCTTGCGGCGGATACGCCGCGCAACGGCCAGCAGGGTGCGCTCGCCACCGACGTGATTGCCCTGATGGACGCGCTGAAGATCGACAAGGCGCTCGTGGCGGGCTTCGACTGGGGCGCGCGGACCGCCGACATCGTTGCGGCGATCTGGCCTGAGCGCGTCAAGGCGCTGGTTTCGGTCAGCGGTTACCTGATCGGCAGCCAGGAGGCCAACAGCACGCCGCTGCCGCCGTCGGCCGAGTTGCAATGGTGGTACCAGTATTATTTTGCCACCGAGCGGGGCCGGCTCGGCTACGAGAAGTACCGACGCGAGTTCTCCAAACTGATCTGGCAGCTTGCCTCGCCGAAGTGGACGTTCGACGACGCCACGTTCGAGCGCAGCGCGGCGTCCTTCGACAACCCCGACCACGTCGCCATCGTGATCCACAATTATCGCTGGCGGCTCGGTCTTGCCCCCGGCGAGGCCAGGTTCGACGAGCTGGAAAAACGCCTCGCTGAATTTCCCGTCATCACGGTCCCGACCATCACCCTGGAGGGCGACGCCAACGGCGCGCCGCATCCGGACCCCAAGGCCTACGCCAAGAAGTTTTCCGGCAAATACGCCCACCGCCTGGTCACCGGGGGCATCGGACATAACCTGCCGCAGGAAGCACCGCGGGCATTTGCCGATGCCATTATCGAAGTGGCGCGCGGCTGACGGCAAAGCGCCGCCTGAGGCAGGCCGCTGTGCGGCCTGCCGGCTGGCCTTCTTCGGGCGTTCCAAAGGCGGAACCGTGAAGGAAATCGGATCACTTTTCGGCGAGACGTGAACCTTGCCTTAGTCATTCCGAACACATGTACGGGCGGAAAACCGCGCCCTTAACGGGGAAAAAGCCCCGTATGCGAGGAACCAAAACGATTTGTTGCCCTGAGGTCACGCCGACGCGCCATCCGGTCGCGGGCAATTGCCGCAAAGCAACCTAAATGAGGTCACGTTGTTTGGATTGGTATCCGCAACGTCTGTAACGGGGATTAGTAGATGAAGAAGATTCTGCTCGGCACTGCCGCGCTGGTCGCCTTGGCTGCGCCGGCTTTCGCGGCCGATATGCCGCCGCGGCCTTACACCAAGGCGCCTGCCTACACGGCGCCTCAGGTCGTCTACAACTGGACCGGTTTTTATGTCGGCGGCCATGTCGGCGGCGCGTTTGCAGGTAACAACTCCTTGCAAGGCAGCGACGCCCGCTTCCTGGGCGGCGTCCAGGGCGGATTCGACTATCAGTTCGCACCGAACTGGGTGATGGGCGCCGAGGCCCAGTATAGCTGGCTGTCCGGCGGCAATAACAATGGCACGCTGTTTCCGGGCGGCACGCTCGTGACCTCGAATACCGACCAGCTCGGTTCGGTAACGGGCCGGCTCGGCTACACCTGGGGCCCGGCGCTGCTCTATGCCAAGGGCGGTTACGCCTGGCGCGACGGCAACAATCTCGGCGTGACGGTGGCCGGGGTGCCGCAGGGCTTCACGACCAACGGCAACCACAAGGACGGCTACACGGTCGGCGGCGGTCTTGAATACATGTTCGCCCCGAACTGGTCGGCCAAGGCCGAGTACCAGTATTACAATTTCGGCGATACGACCTTCACCACCGGTCCCGCCGATATCGCCGGCCGCAGCTTCCGCAACGACGAGCACACGGCCAAGGTCGGCGTGAACTACCGGTTCGGCTGGGGTGGTCCGGCCGTCGGCAAATATTGATACGCTGCGTATCGACATGAAAAAGGCCGGCGCTGCGCCGGCCTTTTTTGTTTCGGAGGTTTGTTGGATCGACGCGGCCGTGCCGGCAACTTTTTCGGCGCCTGCGAAAAAATTTTGCGCTGCATGCAACTTTTCGTCACGATCCGATATTATGTTTCCGGCCGGCTGGTGGGACCACAAACATGCGTGCTTTTGCGTTAGGGCTGATCATTTCCGCAGCGGCGTTTCCGTGCCTTGCTCAAACCGTCCTGAAATCTGAACCGCTTATCCTTGCTCCCTACGAAGTCGCATTCGTGCAGGACCCCGCGTGCGGGGTCGGCAAGGTGCGCAAGGTGACCGGTGCGATCCGGGGACTGCAGCGGCGCAAGGCCTGTGTCACTCTGGCTTCGGAGCAGGCGTCGCTGGTCTCGGCGACGCCCTAGAAACGATTTACCGCCTCGGATGTCGTCCCGGCAACGGGACCCATACGCCGAGAGGCGTGCTTTGTGCGCCGGCCTGCCGACGTCACTCCTTATTATGATGCCAATTGCAATTCCGTCAGTGCTTCGCGCTCGGCGTCGGCCTTGTTGCGGGCGGGGTCTTCATGCGGCTCGAGCTGGCATGGCTTGATCTCGTAATCGTGGTCCAGCACCGGATGGGGGCCAGTACTGTCTTCGCCGGAAACGACATCGACCACGAGGCCGCTCTTCTGGGCGATCTTCCAGACGTCGGCGGCGGTGGGATAGGCCTTGCTCAGCTTGGCATCGTTCGAGAACAGCGCGTAGGGCATTGCTAGCTCCGGTAAAAACGGTCAACGCGGAAGCGGGGTCCGGGTTTCCGCCATTCCAACGGCTGTTTCGGGAGCAAATTGGCTCGTTTCGGCCCATTTTCGTGGAGTCTCTGAGTCTTTAACGAGCCGTAAACGGCCGAAAAAAGAATCCCCGAGACTCGTCAGCCAGAATCGCCGGATGTTCCCGGCCATGAGAACGAGCCTTCATACCTCCGGCCAGTACGTTCACCTCAAGGTGACTGCATGCCTGCTGGTCGCCTGCGTGGCGAACGTGGCGCTGGTATGCGCCTGGCTCTAGCCCCGGTCGATTCTTTGGCCAATTGACGGCTGCCCCATTACGCTGGACTTGTAACGCCGAGAGCCGGCTAGCGGCCAGGGCAGGGGTAGGAAATGATCGAAACGCTGAAGCAGCGGGTCAACAACGATCCAGGCCTGGTCCGGCGCGGCCGCTACCTGACCACCAATTTCCTTCTCGAAGTCGGCGCAACACCCTGGATGATCTCAATCTTCGAGGGCCGTATCGTTTCGGTGACGCAAGGGCCCTTCGTGATGCCGTCGTCCTCCTTTGCGCTGCGGGCGTCGGAAGAGGAATGGGGGAAGTTCTGGAGCAGGCGCCCGCCGCCGGGCTCCAACGACCTGATGGCGCTGATCAAGCGGCGCACGCTGAAGGCCGAGGGCAATCTGCAGGTCTTCATGTCCCATCTGTGCTACTTCAAGGAAGCCCTTGCCAAGCTGCGCGAAGGAGCTGCCGCATGAGCGCGAGATTCGAGCCGGTTACCGGCCGCTACATGCACCTTGATCTGTTCGGCCGGCCGCACCGGATCTACGTCGAGGAAGCCGGCGAGGGGACGCCGCTATTGTGCCTCCACACCGCGGGCAGCGACGGGCGGCAATATCGCGGCCTGATGAACGACCCGCGTGTCACAAAGGATCATCGTGTGATCGCCTTCGACATGCCCTGGCACGGCAAATCCTCGCCGCCGGCCGGCTGGCATGATGAGGAGTATCAACTCACCTCGGCGCACTACACGACCATGGTGCTGGAGATTTCGGCAGCCCTTGGCCTCGACAAACCGATCCTGATCGGCTGTTCGATCGGCGGCCGCATCGCGCTGCATCTGGCGCTCGAACACCCGGAGCGATTTCGCGCCATCATCGGCCTGCAGGCCGGCGCGCATGTCGATCCCTATTATGACCTCAACTTCCTGCATCGGGCGGACGTGCATGGCGGCGAAGTCTGTGGCGCCATCGTCTCCGGCCTTGTCGGCCCGGATGCGCCGGACAAGGAACGTTGGGAGACGCTGTGGCATTACATGCAGGGCGGTCCCGGCGTGTTCAAAGGCGATCTTTATTTCTACAAGCTGGACGGGGATATCCGCGACCGGGTCGCGCAGATCGATACGAGGCATTGCCCGCTCTATCTCCTGTCCGGCGAGTACGACTATTCCTGCACGCCGGAGGAAACGATGGATGTGGCAAGCAGCATTCCCGGCTGCCACGTCACCATCATGAAGGGGCTCGGCCACTTTCCGATGAGCGAAGACCCGCAGACGTTTCTGGCGTATCTGCTGCCGGTGCTGGAGAAGATTGGGAGGAATTAGCTTTGCGCGAAGCGAATGCTATTTACCCGGCCGCGTCGGTGGATGGCCTTCCCGGAGCGCCTCGTGGACTTTGGCCATGGTCGCGGTGCAATAGGCCTCGCGCTCGCGGTTGAAACGCTCCTGATGGGCACGGAAATTGGCAACCCGCGCCTTGATCTCGGATTGGAAATCGTCGCGCAGGTCGACACGTGGGAGCGGGGTTGGCCGCGATAGCTCCCGCGGCATTTCCGTTGATGCCGGGACAGGAGCAGGAGCGGTGGAAGTCGGCATCTTTTGCGCGAGCAGGGCGGCGATCTCGGCAAGCGGCGCGGGCTCGGCGGTCGATTCGGATGTCTCGATTGTCACGACTGCAGCCGAGGCCGTCATCGTTTTCACGGCTTCCGGCGGCTTACCGGTTACCGATTGAACGAACGCCATCGTCTGCGCGATCAGGAGATCGCGTTCTCTCATCCATTTCATGGAAAAGCCCTCGGCCTAAATCCACTCCATCAAACGGCTTTTGTGGAATCAAGCCGTCGCGGAAGGAGCGGTGGATAAGTGCCGCGGTTTTGCGCGCAAGGTGACAAAACGGTGACAGTCATGACCAGCAGCGTGCACTGGACGGCGGCTGTCAACGCTCGCGCGGATTCGGGTTCAGGACAAAGGGCGCGCCGATCACACGCACGGGCGGCTGGTCCGCGACATATATGATCCGCTTGTCCGCACCCTCGGTGCGCACGCTCGACCGGTCGGCGAGCCGGACCTGTTTGGTATCGTCAAATCCCAACAGGCTGGCGCCGCCTGCAACGGTCACGCTGATGAAGGTGACCACGGCGAGCAGAACCATATTGCAGTTTTCTTCGCGAATTCGCATGCGAGGAAAACGGGCCAGGGAAGGGATGGTTCCAGCCGGCAAAGCCGCGTCCGTCGGGTCACGCGTGGACGGCCATCAGGACAAAACAGGCAAGACTTTTCAAGCGAGCGTCACCGGTGAGGCGACATCACGTCATGCATGTGATGATGAAGGACATATGACGGTCTGCCATTCAGACCACGCCCGGTTGTATCGAAGGGGAGAGTGAGGGCAGCCGCGCGCGACAACAGAGTTGTACCAGGGCATACTGCTCACATCGCATGGCAGGAATGTCGTGCAGGACACGACAAGTTGTGCGCGCCAAGATTGAATCTGTCGTAGACAGCTGCCGCAATCAATTAAGCTGCGCCGGTAAATGAAAATTCCCCTTGATCCGAAGAGCCAGATTCAATGGCCGGTCGGTGAAGAGTTCTCGCCCGAATTTCAGAGGCTGCTCGGCGCGGCCCAGGAAGGCGGCTCGATGGTCGCCGAATGCCTCCTTGTCGCCGGCCGATTAGACCCGGCCGACTACGCCGATTCCTGGCATCGGGAATGGACAGGGATCGCCGATCGTAGTCGCGAGCGCGCCGATGCAGCCTTCGCGCGCGGCCACGTGCCAACGGCCCAGGGCAACTGGCTTCGCGCCATCAACTATTATCAGGCGTCGATGTTCGCGTTGGACGACGGCGAGAAGCGGAAGGCGGCGCTCGAAGCGATGCGCGCCTGTGCTCGCCGGCATATCGCGCATTTGGCGCCGGCGGGCGAAGTGGTGGAGATTCCCTGGCAGGAACGGCGCGCCCTGGAGGGTTACTTCCTTCCCGCCAGCAGCTCCGGTCGGACCCCTGTGATCGTGTGCATGGGCGATCCCGGACATTACAAGGAAGAATATCTCTTCAAGGTGGCGCGTCACGCCCGCGAGCGCGGCCTGTCCTTGCTGGCCGTGGATCTCCTCGGCTCTGCGACGGACAGCGAATTCGGCGAGATGATCGGTCGTCCCGGTTTGGAAACGTCGGTCAGTTCGGTGGTGGACTACCTGACGACGCGGGATGATGTCGACGAGCGGCGGATCGCCGTGCTCGGCGATGGCGCTGGATCGTCCTTCGTGGCGCGGGGCGTCGCACTCGAGAGCCGCTTTGCCGCGGTGGTCTGCGACGGCGGGATCTGGGACATGCACGAGCACGCCTTCCTGATGAATCGTCTCTCGCCAGCCGGGACGGAAGGCGGGGGATTCGAACGGAGGTGGCCCGTGCGCCGCTTCCATTGCCCGGTTCTGGTCACCATGGGCGGGCAGGGCTGGCTGGAAAGCGGCATGGTCGCCGATCTGTTCGAGCGGCTGAGGGCTCGTCACCCCGGAATTTCGTTGAAGATTTTCGAAAGCTCGGAAACGGCCGCAGCCCAGGGCCATTGCGACAACCCAACGCTGGCCAATGAATTCATCTTCGACTGGCTCGCCGATCGCCTCGAAGCGGTGCCAGCCTGACGTGCCAGACGAATCAGAGGCCCATCTCGACCTTCAGGCAGGCCTTCTCAAGCCGGCTCTTGAGCGAGGCGAGCTTGTTGGTGAACTCGCTGAGCTCGCGTTCGCTAAATTCGCCGAAAATGAAATTGTTCAGCTCCTCCTGCTGAGAAGCCAGACCGGCGATGTACTTATATGTCTTGTCCGTCAGAGACATCTGCACGACACGGGCATCGTCGTCCGAGGTCTTCCGCCGCATGAAGCCCTTCTTCTCCAGCATTTTCGACTGGGTGGTCACGAATGACGGGTCGACATGAAGCATCTTTGACACGGCCTTCACGGAGACACCTTCGCCCTGGTCCAGATCAGCCAGGGCCATCAGAATCATCCATTGCGGCCCGCTGACGCCGAGCGTCTTCGCCCAGAAGTAGCGAATCTCCTGAAGGTGCACGTTGATGGCGGCGATCTCCCAGGCGAACTGCCGGGCAATATCGTGATTCTTTCCGCCGGCCTCATGCGGCCCTCCGCGCTTGGCGCGGCTCGGCGAGTCCATTCCCTTGCGGGGTTCCTGTCCCATGTCGCCTTCTTGTTCAGGCCTGCCCGAAGCAGCTTAGCTGATTTAATAACAAATCCATCCTGTTGGGGAGAGTTCGCGCGCGTTTTCGAAAGAAATTGCGCCTGGGGCTGTGTGGCGCCGGCGACACAGTCGGTCCGCGTCGATATAGCTGAGTTCATAAAGTATTTTGATTAAGTAAATTGCGCATGCATAGTTCTGAGGACGGTCAGGGGGGTCCTCGACCGTCCCGTTTTGGTGGTTCGCTCAAGTCCCTCGCGTTCCTGCGGGTGTGTCCGAAGACGCGAAACGACTGGGCGGTTTTCGAAAGGCGAGGGTGGATCTTCCTCTGGGGGAACAGCCACGGCTCCGCCCTCGCCTTGTTAGAGCAACTTGGAGGTTTAACATGAACTTGATCAAGAGCCTTGTTCTCGGCTCAGCGGCGGGCCTCGTCGCGCTGAGCGGAGCGCAGGCTGCCGATCTTCCCGTCAAGGCCAAGGCGGTGGAATACGTCAGGGTCTGCTCCCTGTACGGCGCGGGCTTCTTCTACATCCCGGGCACCGATACCTGCATCAAGCTGGGCGGTTATCTGCGCGTCGACACCACGTTCAACGGCGGCGTCTACGGCAGCCCGGCATGGAACGGCGATATCGGCCAGGGCAACCGCTACCGCGACTACTTCTCGGCCCGTTCGCGTCTTGCGCTGACGGTCGATACCCGTACAGCCACTGAATACGGCGTTGTCCGCACCTTCGGTCAGGCCAACATCCAGTTCACCACGCTCGGCAACAACACCTTCAATCCGAACTCGCTGGCGACCAACCTCGGCAACAATGCCAACCTGCTCGACTCCGCGGGCTCCGGCTACGTCGCCGTCGACCAGATCTTCCTGCAGTTCGCTGGCTTCACCTTCGGTAAGTCGGTTTCGGCCTTTGCCACGCCGTGGAACGGCTATCCGGGCAACAACAACTCGAACCTGATGGGCGGTCACGACAGCGTCACGGGTGTGAACAACATCCAGTACACCGCCCAGTTCGGCAACGGCGTGTCGGGCACCATCGGTCTGGATGAGCCGACCGTGTACAACCGCACCTCGCTGCTGAACCTCAGCGTGCCCGGTGGTTTTGCTACGGCTGGCGCTCAGTCCTACGGTGGCGTGCATGCTCCCGACATCGTCGGCAACATCCGCGTCGATCAGGCCTGGGGTCTGTTCCAGGTGTCGGGTATGGCGCACCTCGTGAACGCTTCCTACAACGTCCTCGGCGCCGGCGGCGTTCCGACGGCTCTGTCGGAAATCAACGGCCACCCCGAAGACAAGTGGGGCGGTGCTGTGATGGCCGCGTTGCAGATCAAGAACCTGCCGACCGGCGCGGGCGACGACATCAAGATCGACGCCACCTACGCCAAGGGCGCCACCAAGCAGGTGGTCTCCACGAGCGGCGCTTCGCCGAGCTTCGTGATGTTCGGTGATACCGGCCGCGCTGGTGCTTACCAGAGCGTCGGCTTCGGCCAGACAGCTGACGGTGTATTCCTGCCTGGTGCCACCGATGGCATCAAGCTGGTCGATGCCTGGGGTATCCGTGGTGCGTTCAACCACAACTGGGATCCCTACTGGTCGACCAGCCTCTGGGGCAGCTACGGTCAGGTGCGTTACGGCGGCAGCGCTCTGGATATCACCTCGGCAAGGGGTGCCTGGTGCGCCAACTACGTCGCTGGCAAGGCCGTGTCTGCAGATTTCTCGTGCAACCCGGACTTCAACTTTGCCCAGGTCGGTCTGACCACCCGCTGGACTCCCGTCAAGAACCTGACGTTCTCGGCCGAAGTCGGTGCGTTCTTCCTCGACCAGAAGATGAACGGTGCGGCCACCCTGGCGGCCACGGCTCCCAAGCCGTCCACCGTTTACGAGTTCAAGGACCAGAGCACTGTGTTCCTGAACGTTCGCGCCCAGCGCAACTTCTGATCCGATCGTCAGATCGCGCTACGACAACGACCCCAGCGGGAAGCCGCTGGGGTTATTTTTTTGATGCGCGGCCTTGGCGCGCAGCTTTGCGGAAATAGATCGTGCATGGCGCCGTCATGCGATCACGGATGACAAACGATCACGGATGACAAACGCTTGAAGCGTTCAAAAAATCAAAAAATATGATTTACTCATGTAATTGCATAATCTAATGTGCTTTCAGGGTAGCCAATGAAATTCCTTGGCCGCCTTCTGATAAACCTCCGAAACCTCCGGCAATGCCCTGCCGGAGGTTTT includes:
- a CDS encoding tetratricopeptide repeat protein, translating into MNKFAIRLLTLAMLSLTLAAAPVVTAVYAAPDNDPPPPDKKKKKSEARPGSEQTAFADGYRAAYAAIYERHDYASAIAQLKALGRDDTAAVANLIGYSYRQLGDYKVSQVWYERALKADPTHVKTWQYYGLWQVEQGNRDQAQYHLNKIAQLAGTSSEEYRSLAAALEKPPGTGLVY
- a CDS encoding outer membrane protein, with translation MKKILLGTAALVALAAPAFAADMPPRPYTKAPAYTAPQVVYNWTGFYVGGHVGGAFAGNNSLQGSDARFLGGVQGGFDYQFAPNWVMGAEAQYSWLSGGNNNGTLFPGGTLVTSNTDQLGSVTGRLGYTWGPALLYAKGGYAWRDGNNLGVTVAGVPQGFTTNGNHKDGYTVGGGLEYMFAPNWSAKAEYQYYNFGDTTFTTGPADIAGRSFRNDEHTAKVGVNYRFGWGGPAVGKY
- a CDS encoding alpha/beta hydrolase, whose translation is MVAECLLVAGRLDPADYADSWHREWTGIADRSRERADAAFARGHVPTAQGNWLRAINYYQASMFALDDGEKRKAALEAMRACARRHIAHLAPAGEVVEIPWQERRALEGYFLPASSSGRTPVIVCMGDPGHYKEEYLFKVARHARERGLSLLAVDLLGSATDSEFGEMIGRPGLETSVSSVVDYLTTRDDVDERRIAVLGDGAGSSFVARGVALESRFAAVVCDGGIWDMHEHAFLMNRLSPAGTEGGGFERRWPVRRFHCPVLVTMGGQGWLESGMVADLFERLRARHPGISLKIFESSETAAAQGHCDNPTLANEFIFDWLADRLEAVPA
- a CDS encoding alpha/beta hydrolase, encoding MSARFEPVTGRYMHLDLFGRPHRIYVEEAGEGTPLLCLHTAGSDGRQYRGLMNDPRVTKDHRVIAFDMPWHGKSSPPAGWHDEEYQLTSAHYTTMVLEISAALGLDKPILIGCSIGGRIALHLALEHPERFRAIIGLQAGAHVDPYYDLNFLHRADVHGGEVCGAIVSGLVGPDAPDKERWETLWHYMQGGPGVFKGDLYFYKLDGDIRDRVAQIDTRHCPLYLLSGEYDYSCTPEETMDVASSIPGCHVTIMKGLGHFPMSEDPQTFLAYLLPVLEKIGRN
- a CDS encoding alpha/beta hydrolase, giving the protein MSQPANPDRRRLLGAAALALVAGPFLSGGRLFAQSGAVKPGSHTSFGTLKQVEAGVLNVGYAEAGPAEGPAVILLHGWPYDIHAFVDVVPLLASAGFRVIAPHLRGYGTTRFLAADTPRNGQQGALATDVIALMDALKIDKALVAGFDWGARTADIVAAIWPERVKALVSVSGYLIGSQEANSTPLPPSAELQWWYQYYFATERGRLGYEKYRREFSKLIWQLASPKWTFDDATFERSAASFDNPDHVAIVIHNYRWRLGLAPGEARFDELEKRLAEFPVITVPTITLEGDANGAPHPDPKAYAKKFSGKYAHRLVTGGIGHNLPQEAPRAFADAIIEVARG
- a CDS encoding peptidase S10; this encodes MLLILSCPLAARAEDPAPQPSATASPSPPGQKGGPARGTSAAPTPTADQHRLPPDSTTKHALALPGRTLNFTATAGSIRLFDDKGEPQADIVYTSYQLDGGNREGRPVTFFFNGGPGASSAWLQFGDAGPWRVSIGGEGAVSSATPDLLPNAETWLDFTDLVFIDPVGTGYSRFVASGDDARKRFYSVDGDVSAVALVIRRWLEKYDRLLSPKFVVGESYGGIRGPKVVRNLQTQQGVGVRGLILVSPLFDYRDFSGSSILQYMYTLPSMAAVAREAKGEAKVTRADLADVEQYAQGEFLSDLIKGQADSVASTRLADKVASLTGIDQPVSRRLAGRFEVGEFRREFDRRNGRVTGRYDASVSGFDPYPDSSYWHFGDPSGDSLMAPLTSAAVDLTTRKLNWRPDGSYHLLNEAVYKAWDFGRGPAESISQLRQILALDPNMKLLVGHGLFDLATPYFASKVMLDQLPAYARSDRVKLVVYPGGHMFYSRDATRQAFRAEVEEAMK
- a CDS encoding MarR family winged helix-turn-helix transcriptional regulator → MDSPSRAKRGGPHEAGGKNHDIARQFAWEIAAINVHLQEIRYFWAKTLGVSGPQWMILMALADLDQGEGVSVKAVSKMLHVDPSFVTTQSKMLEKKGFMRRKTSDDDARVVQMSLTDKTYKYIAGLASQQEELNNFIFGEFSERELSEFTNKLASLKSRLEKACLKVEMGL